The Methanomassiliicoccales archaeon genomic sequence CAAGGACGCCTACCAGGGTTGGTGGCTCCCGAAGAAGAACGCCTACACCATGAAGATCCTTAGGATAACAGATACTGGCACGGGCGGATCCACCGCTGAGGTCTACAACTTCCTGAACATGCAGATCAACGTCACCGCCCCTCTGAGCACAACCGACCTGATAGCGACCGTGGGGTCCGGCACCTTCACCTGGAGCTCCTCGGGTGCCACCTGGACCAACAATAAAGTCTCCTGGTACTCAGGCGGGGAGCAGTGGGACGAAACGGTCATCGATGATAATCCCAACGCTGGATGCATCGGAATAGCACTCGCAGACCTCAGCGGCGATGGCAGGAACGACGTGGTCATCGGCAGCCAGGATAGCACCTATGCGAACCTGATTTGGTATGAGAATCAGAAGGCGGATGGCAGTCAATGGTCGTCCGGCCGTCCGATCGCCATGCCATTTGATGCTATTGCGGGTACGCAGGCCGCCCACGACAATGACAAGGGATATGACAACGAGGACTCGAGCGTATTCTCGACGCAGGACGGGGACCGCTTCCAGACCACGTACACCTGCAACATGGAGCTCGTGGGCGCCATCGCGGTCGGTGATTTCGACCACGACGGGGACGGGGACGTGGTAGCCAGCTTCATCCACGTGGTGGTGTACTCGACAGCGACGAGCGAGGCCGACGCGCGCGCCAACCCCGGCAAGAACCAGGGCATGTACTTCAACCGGGGCGTCTATGTGTTCTGGAACGACGGACTATGGACGCGCACCACCTTGTACTCGACCGACACCTGGATAGCGAACAACGAAGCGAACAAGGACACCAACCCGGCGGCCATGGACCTGGCGGTGGGCGATTTCGATCGCGACAATTATCCGGACATCGTGGCTGTGTACGAAACGGGCGCGACCAAGGTGTGGCTGAACCAGTGGGGAAAGATAACGGGCGACGCGACCGCGCATCGGAACGGAGCGTTCGCGGTCGCATCCTACAGGAACCTAGCTGCCCTGCCGGCCGCTGACTCGACGCTCCCCTGGGACCACGTTCAGTACATCCCTCGCGTGCGCGTGGCGGACATGAACCTGGACCAGTATCCGGACATCATCCGCACCAACACCAAGAGCAAGAGCGTGAGCATCCTGTATACCATTCCGGGAGTTCCGGACGAGATCATCAACACGCCGCAGTACGAGTACCCGGCGGCTGGCAGCACGACGCCCAGTCGTACGGGGTCCATGGCCAACCTGGCCATCGCCGACGCTAGCTACGAGGTTCTTAGGGAGACATACCTGAACTACACTCCTACCACTGTCATACCCTCAATGCAGAGCATGCTCGACACTACCGGTTGGCTTAACACGGACCGGCTCAAGTACAACGACTCAGTGGACTACAATGTCGGCACTGGCGCGCTAAACACGCTTTGGATAACCTACTGGGATGTCGACTCGTTCTACTCTGGAAGGGTGGCGGCGGAGGTGAAGGTGATCGCAAAGTTCACGGTGGACTCTGGCTACACTGGCAGCAGCAAGCTACAGTGGTCATACGACGGGTTCACATTCTATGACACCACCATCCAGCCGACTGGCTCTGATACGTCGTACGTGTACCGCACCTTCATCCTGCCCAAAGCGGTGGACACCTTCGGCGAAGTGCAGAGCCTGGACTTCAAGTTCGTGAACAACGACGGAACGACCCATAAGGTCAACTTCGACTTCCTGAACCTGCAGGTCACCTTCGTGCAGACGAGGGAGATGGGTTGGGTCTGGCAGATACCGAACCAGAACCGGGCCTTCCACAACATGACCTTCGTCGGTCACCGCTCTGGCACCACGGCCGAGACCTTCCGGCTGGCATACTCAGTGGACAACATCACCTGGTTCAACCTGACGGACATCACCGCCATTACGGACGTGACCTTGCAGTTCGACCTCACCTACACCCCTAGCGCCTACTACTGGGTGCGAGTGGTAGATCTGATAAGGGACACGAGCGACGTGTTCAACGACACGCTCTACGTGGATAAGCTGACCATCAGGCACTTCGCTTTGACGGTAAGCTGGGATCTGGCTCACACCTACAAGATACCATGGACCGGGCCCGACTATCTGACCGCCTTTGCGGTGGGAGATGTCGGTCATATCGGCACCGACTATAAGGCGGACGGCATACCGGACATCGTGGTCTCGACAGCCCGTGTCGGTTCAGGGTATGATACGCAGACCTTGTACATACTGACCCAGGGCTCGATAGGCTCCTACAGCGGCTCCTTCACCCCCAACGCCGTCTACACCACGCAGATGTCCGTGCTCTGTTCCAACAGCGCCCAGTATGACACCAAGGCGGTCGAGCTGGGAGACAACGACGGCGATGGGGACTTGGACATAGTCGTGGTGGTGGGCGCGCCGCCCGGCGTTTCGCCCGGCGCCGGTCCGACCATGTGGTCCTACATGAACAACCAGCAGTTCGCCCCGGGTGTGTGGCAGTTCGGAGAGAGCTACGTGAACGTGCTCGCGTCCAAGGGCGAATCGGCCATCAACGTGAAGGAAGGCAACATCGACCTGTCCATCTTCCTGCCGTTCTTGGGCGTGCTGGGCGTGGTGGTCGCTGAGGCGGTCGTGAACCGGAAGGGAAAGCGCGAGTAAACCCCTGAAACCTCTTTCATCTTCTCTTATTTGGCTTGAGGAGGTGCGTCTTGCACGAGGTCATCGTCTCCGGATCTGGACCGAGCGAATCGTTCGCTGCCCGTCTGCTAGCCCAGCGAGGGTTGGACGTAGTGCTACTAGAGAAGGAGCATCATCCCCGTCCGAAATGCTGCGCTGGGGGCCTGCTCCTTCGAGCGGCAAGGAAGCTCGACTTCGAACTTCCGGAAGAGATCGTGGAAAAAAGGATCTCGCGTTTGAGGTTGGTCTCAGGCGGGGACGCGGCGGAGCTCCGGGCGACGGGGCAGTTCGCACTGACCATCAAACGGGAACGTCTGGACGAGCTCATGGCGCAAAAGGCAAAGGAGGCGGGGGCGGAGCTTCTGGAAGGGGTCAAGGCCCTGGACGCGCATCAGGATGCTGCATCCGTTGCCGTGACGACCACGGCCGGTGAGATGCGCTGTCGCTACTTCCTGGTGGCCGAAGGGACTACTAGCCTGAACGCCGATCGCCTTTTCGGTCGGTTCGACCGTAGGAGGGTGGCCGTGGGAGGGGCCATGCGCATGAAGCTGCAGGAAGAGCCGGACGATGCCATGGAGGTGCATTTCTTGCCCCATCGTTCCGGCGTCCACGGGACAATGCCTCCGACGGCCGCCGTCTTTCCATATCGAGGCGGAGCGACGGTATCTCTCGTGGCCAAGGGCCTTGATGGGGAGACGATTCGCGCCGTGCTCTCTAAGGTGGGGAAGGAATACTCATCTCGGTTCGGGCGAGCTTTTGACGATACAGAATCGTGCTTCCATAAGCTGCCTCTTTGGATCAGGCCGAAGCTACGCAACGGACGTTGCTTGGCCCTAGGCGACTCGGCGGGCTTCGTTAGCCCGTTCTCTGGCGAGGGCTTGACCCACGCCCTGGAGAGCTCCAGGTTGGCGGCGCTGGCCGTGGTGAACGCTCGCACCGAAGGCAACGCCCGGAGCCTCGCGCTCTATGAAAGGACCTGCTGGCGCGAGATCGTAAGAAGGATGCGGGCGACTGCGATCCTCGGACCAGTGGTAAGGTCGGTATCGCGTCGGATCGACGTAAGGGAATTGGCGCGAGCGCTGGATGAGGACGAGTTGTTGCGAGACAAGCTGTCAGGGCTTCTGGATGGCAGAAGCGGGGCATTGGAGGCGTCAGCGGTCATGATGGCCAAGTTCCCGAGGTTGATGCCCCGGCTGAACATCCGTTGAGCGCGGTCGGCGCGGATTTATCCACGCGCAAGCACATGGAGAAGGAAGGTGTACGACGTCATTGTCTCGGGGGCTGGGCCGGGAGGAGCATGCGCGGCCAGGGGATGTGCCCAGCTCGGCCTCTCCACCTTGTTGCTGGAAAAGGGCCAGCTACCTCGGGTCAAGTGCTGCGCCGGAGGGCTGTTGCAGCGCGCTCTGAACCATCTCGACCTCCAGTTGCCCGATGATGTCGTGCAGCGGCAGATAATGGGCTTCGCGGTGGAGGTCGGAGGTCAGAGAGAGGAGTTCAGCTTCTCCCGCCGCGTGGGGGTGACGGTGCGGCGGGCGCAGTTCGATCATTTCCTGGCGAAGCAGGCCGTGAGCGCCGGGGCCGAGCTCATGTCTGGCACAGCCACGAAAGAGGTCTGTGAGCACAAGGACCGAGTGGAGGTGGAGACCGAGGCAGGCGTTTTCCAGGCGCGCTTACTCATCGTGGCCGAGGGCGTGAGCAGCAGAACGGCCCGGAAGCTCTTCGGGCCTTTTCCTCCCTTGGCTCTGGCCACGGGAATGGCGGCGAACGTGTCAACGGAGAGAGATCCCGGGGACAAGATCGAGCTGCATTTGATTGACACACCTACCCGGGGACTGCATTGGGATCGCTTTCCGCTGAACGGCTGGATGTTCCCTCAGCGCGACGGTGCCAGCATCGGAATCGTAGGTCAGGGAAGCAGCAGGGAACGTCTGAACGCGTCCATGCGTGCGATCATGGAGAAGCTGGAAGCCCGCTGCGGTCCGGTCGTCACCCTGGACAGGAGCGCACATCCTTTGCCGTTCCGTCCCCGACCCCGCCTCCACTCCGTTCGTTCCATGGCCGTGGGGGACTCCGCGGGCTTCGTCAATCCTATCACCGGAGAGGGGATGGGATATGCTTTCCTGAGCGCTCATCTGGCCGCCCGGACGGCGCGTGCCGTGGTGGACACGGAGAGCGTGCGGGCGCTGGAGCTCTATGACCGCAGCTGTCAAGAACAGATACTGCGCGACCTGCGCGCAGCGGCGCTGATCGGACCGGTCCTGCATTGGCTGGTGGGAGTGGTGGACGCTCCCCGGTTCTTCGGGCGCTTCAAAGAGGACAAGGCATTGGTGGAAGTGTGCGCGGACATCGCCCGAGGTGAGGCGGATTGGCGCCGCCTGGCTCGCCTGGCCGGCCCCCGGTTCCCCCGCCTTTTCTTCTCTTCTCTGGAACCGATCAGAACAAGCTGAGGTAACGCAAGGCCGCATATGCCAGGCCTATCAAAGCCACCAACAGCACCGGACGAGAGCTCATGGAACGGGCGAACAGCACCGCCGCCGCCACCCCCAGGGCTGGGAACACCAGTATGTCGCTCAGCTGGTGGAAAAGGAAGAGCGGAGTGAGCGAACCGGCGTAGATCAAGGCGGAAACGAGCTTCGTCGCTCTCTCCTTTCCCAGCACCGTGTAGATCGTGCGCACGTTCCCACGCCGGTCCTCATCGTAGCCATCGATGTCCGTCACTATCGATCCGATGACCAGGCCGAGGAACATGAAGAAGCCCAACAGGAAACCCTCTGGCATGAGCTGAGGCACGAGCACGTCGCCCGTCAGGTAAGGATAATAGATCCCTCCTTGCGTGAACTTCTCCACCACGCTGTAGGGGGTGAGGTAGCCGTAGAGGTAGGCCAAGAAGGCACCCAGGCCGATGAGCACCGGGCTGAGCAGGTGTTCCTTGAAGCGCACCGGCTTGAACGAGTAGACGAAGGCCAGTACCAAGATGACCAACAAGATCAAGCCCTGGAGCAGGGACAAGAGGAATGAAAGGATGACGCTGATGATTACCAGAACCATGGATATCTGCCAAAGGAACCTCGCTTCCACCGTGCCAGAGGCCACCAGCCGGTCCGGGCGGCTCGGCTCGTCGGAGGCGGAATCACTCAGATCGTTCCACATGGTGCTCACTTGCCAGGTCAAGAGGGCTGCGATGATGGCGGTCCCCGCGAAGCACAGGTTGACCCAGTAGGGAGTCGTCAGAATCATCGTCACCAGGTCCAGGCTGTATCCCAGACGCCAACCGGTGACGATCCCGGCCGCCACCACCCCGCCGAAGAACAGCGTCTGCGCGGGTCGCATGCTGCGCAGCACCCGCCGGAACTCGGACTTCATGGCGAAGTAGTAGATGGACAGAGCCACCACCTCTCCGCCCACCAGGTAGTAGAGGAGCAGGAAGAGATGGAACTGGTAGTAGCGGGTTAGGTCGAACGCCGGGAACTCCGGAATGCCGCCCTTGAACCCCACAGGCAGGAAGGCCCCGGGCGTGGCCATGATGAACATGGCTAGGAAGGTGAAGAATACCAGGAAGCAGACTCGCACCAGGACGATGGTACGACCTTTGAGCGTTGATAAAGCGGTTCGCTGGGTCCAGATGCCGTAGGCGAAGATGGCGAAGAGCACCACCACCACTTCGCTCGCTTGACCGATGTGGAAGCCCTCCCCGCTGAAATGCAATATGGCGTTGACAAAATCGGTTATGGAGAAGTACGCATAGTTCTGATCGAGCCCACCAATGTAGTGGTCGATGATGGGCGGCAGCACGATGATCCAGTAGAACATGCAGACGAAGTTCGTGCATCGCCTGACCCCTCTTCCCGAGAAGGCGGAGAGGAGGAAGATGAGACCGAGGAAGACCACCACATAGAAGGCCACGTGATGGGCGATGCTGAATATCCATGGATGGGGCGCGGTCACGAAAGGCTGGTCCAGCAGGAAATACTCCAAGAGATCGCGGGTCGTGGCGATGGCGATCACGTACACGAAGATGGCGAGGAGGGGCAAACGGTCCTTCTCCAGCCAAGCGACGAACCGGTCCACCCTTTCGGCGAAGCGCTGCTCAAAGCCATCCTCCCCTGGCATCAAGACATGCAGCCCCTACTGGCTATAAATAATATGCACGGTAAAGTGCTTGATGATCTACCCTAGGAACGCGTTCCCGCTCGGCCGGTGCGCGCGGCTGCCGACCGCAACGTCTCAAGCACGCCTTCCTCCTTCTCATATTCCACCACGGCCAGGATCACCTTGTACTTCGAGGTCATGGCTTCCAGCGCCGATGCCATGTGCCTCTCCCGGTCGACCTCTAGCTCCCTGAACCCCTTGGCCTTGTTGATCCGTCGGTCCCAGTCCAAGGCGAACGCCTCCGGCGAGGAGATGTCGAATTTCTTCCGGGCGATGCTGCGGG encodes the following:
- a CDS encoding type IV pilin, producing MQQLKRRLKWSRRGVSEIIGNILILGITVTLFSSIMWYVVSMPPPQENAYADFSSQVYINTQVIPAQVQINITHKGGQELKNSSSALYLEFNSKPYVLRISDSSPSIGSTWVTGETWRYGFDILLGEDPHGPMSIMIVDTVRNTVVWTATLSGGAVGGGVKPIIGARGTTPIPSYAGDPLWFYVTVTDPDGDLNRNSVYVDLASIGQWNPATSNYSWKMTDSNNDNVFTVGTYTPPIDNNNWNGEIVIFNATDLNGHMEVGRLTLNIQLKPGGGSENSYGPYINYSHYLVNGTYPPDASGGEAGPSTGTTFYYIRRYSDNVITKDFVVGERVLVEVYSDALANLALENAFYVFDPIFGEPVSPQTKLTDAFQYGGIYGTFHRYVYNFSAPSNPYIYPLQMKMKDSTGTTINLADTISIGGANYPKLETYKLVSGSLVKTSNFNHTDTMYLRIVTMDVDRLSSTVYLSDLEISDYTGRYIVKKVPPSYASPPAYSAPISSLYKTSGTSPTPDCENTNNGVYTVYVVLKDAYQGWWLPKKNAYTMKILRITDTGTGGSTAEVYNFLNMQINVTAPLSTTDLIATVGSGTFTWSSSGATWTNNKVSWYSGGEQWDETVIDDNPNAGCIGIALADLSGDGRNDVVIGSQDSTYANLIWYENQKADGSQWSSGRPIAMPFDAIAGTQAAHDNDKGYDNEDSSVFSTQDGDRFQTTYTCNMELVGAIAVGDFDHDGDGDVVASFIHVVVYSTATSEADARANPGKNQGMYFNRGVYVFWNDGLWTRTTLYSTDTWIANNEANKDTNPAAMDLAVGDFDRDNYPDIVAVYETGATKVWLNQWGKITGDATAHRNGAFAVASYRNLAALPAADSTLPWDHVQYIPRVRVADMNLDQYPDIIRTNTKSKSVSILYTIPGVPDEIINTPQYEYPAAGSTTPSRTGSMANLAIADASYEVLRETYLNYTPTTVIPSMQSMLDTTGWLNTDRLKYNDSVDYNVGTGALNTLWITYWDVDSFYSGRVAAEVKVIAKFTVDSGYTGSSKLQWSYDGFTFYDTTIQPTGSDTSYVYRTFILPKAVDTFGEVQSLDFKFVNNDGTTHKVNFDFLNLQVTFVQTREMGWVWQIPNQNRAFHNMTFVGHRSGTTAETFRLAYSVDNITWFNLTDITAITDVTLQFDLTYTPSAYYWVRVVDLIRDTSDVFNDTLYVDKLTIRHFALTVSWDLAHTYKIPWTGPDYLTAFAVGDVGHIGTDYKADGIPDIVVSTARVGSGYDTQTLYILTQGSIGSYSGSFTPNAVYTTQMSVLCSNSAQYDTKAVELGDNDGDGDLDIVVVVGAPPGVSPGAGPTMWSYMNNQQFAPGVWQFGESYVNVLASKGESAINVKEGNIDLSIFLPFLGVLGVVVAEAVVNRKGKRE
- a CDS encoding NAD(P)/FAD-dependent oxidoreductase, with product MYDVIVSGAGPGGACAARGCAQLGLSTLLLEKGQLPRVKCCAGGLLQRALNHLDLQLPDDVVQRQIMGFAVEVGGQREEFSFSRRVGVTVRRAQFDHFLAKQAVSAGAELMSGTATKEVCEHKDRVEVETEAGVFQARLLIVAEGVSSRTARKLFGPFPPLALATGMAANVSTERDPGDKIELHLIDTPTRGLHWDRFPLNGWMFPQRDGASIGIVGQGSSRERLNASMRAIMEKLEARCGPVVTLDRSAHPLPFRPRPRLHSVRSMAVGDSAGFVNPITGEGMGYAFLSAHLAARTARAVVDTESVRALELYDRSCQEQILRDLRAAALIGPVLHWLVGVVDAPRFFGRFKEDKALVEVCADIARGEADWRRLARLAGPRFPRLFFSSLEPIRTS
- a CDS encoding NAD(P)/FAD-dependent oxidoreductase, whose product is MHEVIVSGSGPSESFAARLLAQRGLDVVLLEKEHHPRPKCCAGGLLLRAARKLDFELPEEIVEKRISRLRLVSGGDAAELRATGQFALTIKRERLDELMAQKAKEAGAELLEGVKALDAHQDAASVAVTTTAGEMRCRYFLVAEGTTSLNADRLFGRFDRRRVAVGGAMRMKLQEEPDDAMEVHFLPHRSGVHGTMPPTAAVFPYRGGATVSLVAKGLDGETIRAVLSKVGKEYSSRFGRAFDDTESCFHKLPLWIRPKLRNGRCLALGDSAGFVSPFSGEGLTHALESSRLAALAVVNARTEGNARSLALYERTCWREIVRRMRATAILGPVVRSVSRRIDVRELARALDEDELLRDKLSGLLDGRSGALEASAVMMAKFPRLMPRLNIR
- a CDS encoding UbiA family prenyltransferase, which encodes MPGEDGFEQRFAERVDRFVAWLEKDRLPLLAIFVYVIAIATTRDLLEYFLLDQPFVTAPHPWIFSIAHHVAFYVVVFLGLIFLLSAFSGRGVRRCTNFVCMFYWIIVLPPIIDHYIGGLDQNYAYFSITDFVNAILHFSGEGFHIGQASEVVVVLFAIFAYGIWTQRTALSTLKGRTIVLVRVCFLVFFTFLAMFIMATPGAFLPVGFKGGIPEFPAFDLTRYYQFHLFLLLYYLVGGEVVALSIYYFAMKSEFRRVLRSMRPAQTLFFGGVVAAGIVTGWRLGYSLDLVTMILTTPYWVNLCFAGTAIIAALLTWQVSTMWNDLSDSASDEPSRPDRLVASGTVEARFLWQISMVLVIISVILSFLLSLLQGLILLVILVLAFVYSFKPVRFKEHLLSPVLIGLGAFLAYLYGYLTPYSVVEKFTQGGIYYPYLTGDVLVPQLMPEGFLLGFFMFLGLVIGSIVTDIDGYDEDRRGNVRTIYTVLGKERATKLVSALIYAGSLTPLFLFHQLSDILVFPALGVAAAVLFARSMSSRPVLLVALIGLAYAALRYLSLF